The Anaeromyxobacter sp. Fw109-5 genomic interval GCGGGCACCGCGACGAGCGCGGCGCGGCGGAGGGGGGGCGACAGGGAGGAAAGCGGCAGCGCGCGGGAGAGGGAGGACAGGAGCGCGCGGAGGGTCAACGACGCCGACGGGGACGCAGAATCGCTTGCCCGCGCGTGGTGAGCCTGTCGAACCAGGAGCGGAATGGGGTCCGCTGTCGCGGGCGGGGTCGGGGTCGGGGTCGGGGTCGCGGTCGTGGTCGCGGTCGAGGTCGAGGTCGAGGTCGGGGTCGGGGTCGGGGTCGGGGTCGAGGTCGCGGTCGCGGTCGAGGTCGGGGTCGGGGTCGGGGTCGGGGTCGAGGTCGAGGTCGCGGTCGGGGTCGGGGTCGGGGTCGAGGTCGAGGTCGAGGTCGGGGTCGGGATCGCGATCGACGCCGCAGCCCGGCGAATCGACTCTGCGATCTCCGCGGCCGAGGCCCTCCTCCAGCGACGGCGCGAGAGGCCGCGCCCGACGGCCTGCGCGAGCCCGGGGGGCAGGTCGGGCCGGAGCACGGCGAGCGGCACCGGGTCCTCGTGGATCACGCGCCGGATGACCTCGAGCGGCGGGTCCGCCTGGAACGGCGCACGTCCGGCCAGGAGCGCATAGGTCATCGCCGCGAGGGCGAACGCATCGGCGCGGCGCGACGGCGGACCGCCGCGGAGGACCTCGGGGGCGGTGTAGCCGAGCGCAGCGGCAGTGCCTGGATCCGCCGGATCCCAGTGAGGCGGCAGCTCGCCGTCGACCAGCACGACGGTGCCGTCCTCCGAGACGATGGCGTTCCCGGGGTGGAGGCGCCCGTGGGCGCGCCCGCGCGCCTCCAGCGCCACGACCGCGGCCCCGAGCGCGTCGGCCAGGGCGAGCGCGGACCGGTCGTCGGGCGGGGCGGCCAGGAGCTCCGCGAGCGAGCGCCCCGGCGCGAAGGGGCGGAGGACGTGCGCCGTCCCGTCGTGCTCGACGAGCGTCGGGACCACGCCCGCGCGCGTCCGCCGCTCCAGCGCGCGGCGCGGGACGCCCGCCCGCCGCAGCACCGAGAGCGTGCCGGCGGCCACCGAGCGGACGAGGTAGGTGTGGCCGGGGCGCAGCACCGAGACGATCTCGTGGCCGGAGATGGGCATCGCGGAACCTACGGGAACAGCAGCGCCGCGGTGAGCGACGCCTCGAGCCGCGTGTGCACGTCGGCGACGCGTTCCGCCCGCGCCTCGCCGCCGAGCCGCAGGCGGGCGCCGGCGCGGTGGGTGAAGCCGAGCCGGGCGTCGCCCCCGAGGCGAACACCCCCGCCCGCGCCGCCGACCAGCTGGAGCGCCGGCCCCGCGTCGACGGTGAGCCAGCCTCGCGCGCCGGCGTCCCGCGTCGCGGCGAGCCGGGGGGAGACCGAGGCGAAGATCGGCGGGGAGAACAGGTGCGGGGAGCGGTCGAGCGGATCGCCGGTCGCGGAGAGATCGCGCGCGTGGTGGACGAGCTCCGCGGCGGCGCCCGCCGCGACCGTCCAGCCGCCGGCCCGCCGCAGCGCCCGGTCGAGCCGTCCGCCTGCGCCCGCCACCAGCACCGGATCCAGCCCCCGCGCGCTCACCGCCCCGGCGCGCGCTGCGAGCTCGAGGCGGGTGTCCCGGCCCCGCGCGAGGCGCAGCTCCGCGACGGTGTCGCTCGCCGCGCCCGCGAGCTCCTCCCCCACGCGCTCCCCGGCATAGGCGCGGAACGAGTCGAGTCGCGCCGCGCGGCGCACGTTCACCGACAGGACGCCGTCCTCCGACGAGCGCTCGACGCCGAGCGCGCCGGAGAGCGCGGCGCCCTCGGGGCGGACGCCGTCGAGCCCGCCCTCCATCCGGAGCCGCGTACCCGGCGAGGGCCGCCACTCGCCGCGGATGGCGAGCGTCGCCCCGGACGCCCGGGCGTCGCCAGGTCCGCGGGCGGTGGCCACCCCGGCCTCCACCGCGCTCGAGGTGAACGGCGTCGGCTCGGCCTCGCCGGAGACGAACGCGGCGGTGCGCGACAGCTCGGCTCCGCCCGGCTGCGCGAGCGCGCGCGCGCCGCCGCCCACGGCCGGTTCGCGGCCGGCGCGGAGGGAGCGCTCCAGCGCGGCGACGTCCGGTCGCGCCGGGCCGTACCGCCCGGCGAGCTCGCCGTGCGCCAGCGCCCGATCGGCGTCGCCCTTCCAGGCGTAGGCGTGCGCGAGCCCCCGGTGCGCCTCGGCGTCGTTCGGCGCCTCGGCGAGCACCGTCTCGTAGACGGCGATGGCCTGCGCGTTCGTCTCCTCGCGCGCCCCCAGGACGCGGGCCAGCCCGACGCGGGCGCGGCGGGAGCGGGGCTCCGCTCGCAGCACCGCCTCGTACTCGCGCCGGGCGGCGTCGTGGGTCGCGCGATCGGCGGCGAGCAGCTCGGCGAACTCGAGGCGCGCCTCGGTGGAGGGACGGAGCGCGAGGGCCCGCGCGTACCCGGCGCGCGCCTCGTCACGGCGGCCGGCGCGGGCGAGCGCGCGGGCGTGGCCGAGCCGCAGCTCGGGGTCGTCCGGATGGCGCTCGAGGAGCGCCGCGTGGCGCGCCGCCGCCTCGCTCGCGCGGCGGGGATCCTCGGCGACGATGCGGGCGAGAGCGCGCGCGGCCCGCTCGTCTCCCGGGTTCGCCGCGAGGCGCCGCTCGAGCTCGCGGATCGCCTCCGCCCTGTGACGCCGGTCCCACAGCAGGAGCTTCAGCCACTCGTCGCGGAGCTTCGCGTCCTCTGGGGCCGCGGCGAGCAGCGCGCGGTACTCGTCGAGCGCCTCGTCGAGCGTCCTGCGATCGCGGCCCAGCAGCCGCGCCAGCTCACGGCGGCGCGCGGGATCGTCGCGGCGCGCGAGCCCCATCCGAAGGTACTTCACGGCGTCCCCCGACCGGTACGCGTACCGCGACCACTGGAGGAGGCGCGCCTGCTCGAAGGCGAGCTGCCAGTCGTCGGGGAACCGCCCGAGGTGCCGGTCGAGCTCCGCCACGGCGCGATCGGTCTCGCCGTTCCGGAGCAGCGCCCGGCAGAGCTCCCGCGAGGCCTCGCGGCCGTTCGGATTCAGCTCCAGGGCCTTGCGCCAGGCCTCGATCGCCGCCCCGTAGTTCTCGATGCGCATGTTCGCGCGGCCCCGCGACAGGTACCAGGTCTCGGCGAGGCCGGCGTGAGCGGTCAGCGGGAGCGCGAGCAGCGCCGCGACGAGCGCGACGCGGAGAGGGCGAGGCAT includes:
- a CDS encoding serine/threonine protein kinase, producing the protein MPISGHEIVSVLRPGHTYLVRSVAAGTLSVLRRAGVPRRALERRTRAGVVPTLVEHDGTAHVLRPFAPGRSLAELLAAPPDDRSALALADALGAAVVALEARGRAHGRLHPGNAIVSEDGTVVLVDGELPPHWDPADPGTAAALGYTAPEVLRGGPPSRRADAFALAAMTYALLAGRAPFQADPPLEVIRRVIHEDPVPLAVLRPDLPPGLAQAVGRGLSRRRWRRASAAEIAESIRRAAASIAIPTPTSTSTSTPTPTPTATSTSTPTPTPTPTSTATATSTPTPTPTPTSTSTSTATTTATPTPTPTPPATADPIPLLVRQAHHARASDSASPSASLTLRALLSSLSRALPLSSLSPPLRRAALVAVPALALAALCLPPSDAALADEVASLIADGRLADARTKLDAAARTRAGDPLVEKLRGDVACARGASGECLRRYRVALAARPALREDAALRENARRLLAGAQSCGGRRAAAELLGELRDPAALPALEAARRSGGVFSWFCTRDSLDRAIAATRRYGRATTE
- a CDS encoding tetratricopeptide repeat protein, translating into MPRPLRVALVAALLALPLTAHAGLAETWYLSRGRANMRIENYGAAIEAWRKALELNPNGREASRELCRALLRNGETDRAVAELDRHLGRFPDDWQLAFEQARLLQWSRYAYRSGDAVKYLRMGLARRDDPARRRELARLLGRDRRTLDEALDEYRALLAAAPEDAKLRDEWLKLLLWDRRHRAEAIRELERRLAANPGDERAARALARIVAEDPRRASEAAARHAALLERHPDDPELRLGHARALARAGRRDEARAGYARALALRPSTEARLEFAELLAADRATHDAARREYEAVLRAEPRSRRARVGLARVLGAREETNAQAIAVYETVLAEAPNDAEAHRGLAHAYAWKGDADRALAHGELAGRYGPARPDVAALERSLRAGREPAVGGGARALAQPGGAELSRTAAFVSGEAEPTPFTSSAVEAGVATARGPGDARASGATLAIRGEWRPSPGTRLRMEGGLDGVRPEGAALSGALGVERSSEDGVLSVNVRRAARLDSFRAYAGERVGEELAGAASDTVAELRLARGRDTRLELAARAGAVSARGLDPVLVAGAGGRLDRALRRAGGWTVAAGAAAELVHHARDLSATGDPLDRSPHLFSPPIFASVSPRLAATRDAGARGWLTVDAGPALQLVGGAGGGVRLGGDARLGFTHRAGARLRLGGEARAERVADVHTRLEASLTAALLFP